A genomic stretch from Kiritimatiellia bacterium includes:
- a CDS encoding PAS domain S-box protein: MANIQHEPDAAPGARDRRGEGDDKYHALFEAATDAIFLETLDGHILDCNSAALSLFGYAREEMLRLKVTDLVPEEVARTLPSLITEELTTGGFFVEAVNRRRNGDLFPVEVSSRVVHIGREAQVVVFVRDITERKKAASSLEEEKERLAVTLRSIGDGVIATDEQGRIVLINRVAEEMTGWAQAEAAGRPLEEVFHIVNEKTRMRADNPAQRVLKSGITAGLANNTILVTRGGGEHVIADSAAPIRDRHSKTIGVVVAFREITELRRMEEERLRAQKLESLGLLAGGIAHDFNNILTGILGNISLARMALQSGGDHPALLQEAEKACLRAKDLSQQLLTFARGGAPVRQMTSVSGLVKDTVEFCLRGSNVRADLHLSVDLWPAEVDPGQIAQVLNNVVLNSKQAMPGGGVVAVRAENADLEQGGPHPVEPGRYVRITVKDTGAGVPREYLQKIFDPFFTTKPHSSGLGLTTSYAIVRKHGGHLLLESELGVGTVVHILLPASRTTLPPTPEEDRPAPRGTGRILVMDDEDTVRNVAVRVLEYLGYEPAAVRNGTQAVQEYKKAMDAGRPYAAVILDLTVPGEMGGREALEKLKALDPAVRAIVASGYSSDSCMSNYRAHGFAGAVVKPFTVNDAGRVVYAVLHA; this comes from the coding sequence ATGGCGAATATCCAGCATGAGCCGGACGCAGCGCCCGGCGCCCGGGATCGGCGCGGGGAGGGTGACGATAAGTACCACGCCCTCTTCGAAGCGGCCACCGATGCCATTTTCCTGGAAACCCTGGACGGGCATATCCTCGACTGCAACTCGGCGGCGCTCTCGCTGTTCGGGTACGCCCGCGAGGAGATGCTCCGGCTCAAGGTGACCGACCTGGTGCCCGAGGAGGTGGCGCGCACGCTGCCGTCGCTGATCACCGAGGAGCTGACGACCGGGGGCTTCTTCGTGGAGGCGGTCAACCGCCGGAGGAACGGCGACCTGTTTCCCGTCGAGGTCAGCTCGCGGGTCGTGCACATCGGCCGCGAGGCGCAGGTCGTGGTGTTCGTCCGCGACATCACGGAGCGGAAGAAGGCCGCGAGTTCCCTCGAGGAGGAGAAGGAGCGGCTGGCCGTGACGCTCCGCAGCATCGGCGACGGGGTGATCGCCACGGACGAACAGGGCCGCATCGTGCTGATCAACCGGGTCGCCGAGGAGATGACCGGCTGGGCGCAGGCCGAGGCCGCCGGGCGTCCCCTGGAAGAGGTCTTCCACATCGTCAACGAGAAGACCCGGATGCGGGCGGACAACCCGGCGCAGCGGGTGCTGAAGTCCGGGATCACGGCGGGCCTGGCGAACAACACGATCCTGGTCACGCGGGGCGGCGGCGAGCACGTCATCGCGGACAGCGCCGCGCCGATCCGGGACCGGCACAGCAAGACGATCGGCGTGGTCGTGGCGTTCCGGGAAATCACGGAGTTGCGCCGGATGGAGGAGGAGCGCCTGCGCGCGCAGAAGCTGGAGTCCCTCGGGCTGCTGGCCGGCGGGATTGCCCACGATTTCAACAACATCCTCACGGGCATCCTCGGGAACATCTCCCTGGCCCGCATGGCGCTCCAGTCGGGCGGCGACCACCCCGCGCTGCTCCAGGAGGCGGAGAAGGCCTGCCTCCGGGCCAAGGACTTGAGCCAGCAGTTGCTCACCTTCGCGCGCGGCGGCGCGCCCGTCCGGCAGATGACCTCCGTGTCGGGATTGGTGAAGGACACGGTGGAATTCTGCCTGCGCGGCTCGAACGTCCGCGCGGATCTGCACCTGTCCGTGGACTTGTGGCCCGCGGAAGTGGACCCGGGCCAGATCGCGCAGGTGCTCAACAACGTCGTCCTCAACAGCAAGCAGGCGATGCCGGGCGGCGGGGTGGTCGCGGTGCGGGCGGAAAACGCGGACCTCGAACAGGGCGGGCCGCACCCCGTGGAGCCCGGGCGGTACGTGCGCATCACCGTGAAGGACACCGGCGCCGGCGTCCCGCGGGAGTACCTGCAGAAGATCTTCGACCCCTTCTTCACGACCAAGCCGCACAGCAGCGGCCTGGGGCTCACGACCTCGTACGCGATCGTCCGCAAGCACGGCGGCCACCTTCTGCTGGAATCCGAGCTGGGAGTCGGCACGGTCGTGCATATCCTCCTGCCCGCCTCCCGCACCACGCTGCCGCCCACGCCGGAAGAGGACCGGCCCGCCCCGCGCGGGACCGGCCGCATCCTGGTCATGGATGACGAGGATACCGTGCGGAACGTGGCCGTGCGGGTCCTGGAGTATCTCGGGTACGAACCGGCGGCGGTGCGCAACGGCACGCAGGCGGTCCAGGAATACAAGAAGGCCATGGACGCCGGCCGGCCGTATGCCGCCGTGATTCTCGACCTGACCGTGCCCGGCGAGATGGGCGGGCGGGAGGCGCTCGAGAAACTGAAGGCCCTCGATCCCGCGGTGCGGGCGATCGTGGCCAGCGGCTATTCCAGCGATTCCTGCATGTCCAATTACCGCGCCCACGGTTTTGCCGGGGCGGTGGTCAAGCCCTTCACCGTCAACGACGCGGGACGCGTGGTCTACGCCGTGTTGCACGCCTGA
- the bioD gene encoding dethiobiotin synthase, which yields MGGMKGWFITGTDTGVGKTAVLAALLCALRRAGRDAAPMKPVQTGCRRTRGGLVPPDLETALRAAGFPPGAARDPRMCPYRFAPACSPHLAAARAGTRIRLSVILKAFRQLAREHSVILVEGAGGLLVPLNERETMLDLMKALALPVVVAARPGLGTLNHTLLTLRELRREGLRVGGVILVCTRPGRWGAIERDNMETLRRRGRVPVYRLSYGRGPPPSPRMVREAEHWLKDWT from the coding sequence ATGGGCGGCATGAAGGGCTGGTTCATCACCGGGACCGACACCGGGGTCGGCAAGACGGCGGTTCTCGCGGCGCTGCTCTGCGCCCTGCGCCGCGCCGGCCGCGACGCGGCGCCGATGAAGCCGGTACAGACGGGATGCCGCCGCACCCGCGGCGGCCTGGTGCCGCCGGACCTGGAGACCGCCCTGCGGGCCGCCGGGTTCCCTCCCGGCGCCGCGCGGGACCCGCGGATGTGCCCCTATCGCTTCGCGCCCGCCTGCTCGCCGCACCTGGCCGCGGCCCGGGCCGGAACGCGCATCCGCCTTTCCGTGATCCTGAAGGCGTTCCGCCAGTTGGCCCGCGAACACTCCGTCATACTGGTCGAAGGCGCCGGGGGCCTTCTCGTGCCGCTGAACGAACGCGAAACGATGCTGGACCTGATGAAGGCGCTGGCCCTGCCCGTGGTCGTGGCCGCGCGCCCGGGACTCGGCACGCTCAACCACACCCTGCTCACGCTCCGCGAACTGCGCCGGGAGGGATTGCGCGTCGGGGGCGTGATCCTGGTCTGCACGCGGCCCGGGCGATGGGGCGCGATCGAGCGGGACAACATGGAAACCCTCCGGCGGCGCGGCCGCGTGCCGGTATACCGGCTTTCCTACGGGCGCGGACCGCCTCCTTCCCCGCGCATGGTCCGGGAAGCGGAACACTGGTTGAAGGACTGGACCTGA
- a CDS encoding rhomboid family intramembrane serine protease, with the protein MRALLIGTVALSLFQWIGDDFSGGAVTRFLGLSLLSVRSGWIWTPFTYLFLHGGVFHLLMNMLILFFLGPETERALGSRKFMLLYLLSGLLGGVGWLLIEKSPLAYCIGASGAVFGILGAFAALFPDRPITVLVFYILPVTLRAWVLAAILGLVELMFLLSPGAGNVAYAAHLAGGLAGYFYALGLVRGSRGMSPGWRSLARRFRPPPADGPDPRELDRILDKIAGQGLHSLTPREREWLDRASRARRGARS; encoded by the coding sequence GTGCGCGCCCTGCTCATCGGGACCGTTGCCCTGTCGCTGTTCCAGTGGATCGGCGACGACTTCAGCGGCGGCGCCGTCACGCGGTTCCTGGGCTTGAGCCTGCTGTCCGTGCGGAGCGGGTGGATCTGGACGCCGTTCACGTACCTGTTTTTGCACGGGGGCGTCTTCCACCTCCTCATGAACATGCTCATCCTTTTTTTCCTGGGCCCGGAAACCGAGCGCGCCCTGGGCTCCCGGAAGTTCATGCTGCTCTATCTTTTGAGCGGGCTGCTCGGCGGAGTGGGCTGGCTGTTGATCGAGAAATCGCCGCTGGCCTACTGCATCGGCGCCTCCGGCGCGGTGTTCGGCATCCTCGGCGCGTTTGCGGCCCTCTTCCCCGACCGGCCGATCACCGTGCTGGTGTTTTACATCCTGCCCGTGACCCTGCGCGCCTGGGTGCTGGCCGCGATCCTGGGCCTGGTCGAGTTAATGTTCCTGCTTTCGCCCGGCGCCGGCAACGTGGCCTACGCTGCGCACCTGGCCGGCGGCCTCGCGGGCTACTTCTATGCCCTCGGCCTGGTCCGGGGCTCGCGGGGCATGAGCCCGGGCTGGCGGAGCCTGGCGCGGCGGTTCCGGCCCCCGCCGGCCGACGGTCCGGACCCGCGCGAATTGGACCGCATCCTGGACAAGATCGCCGGCCAGGGCCTGCACAGCCTCACCCCGCGCGAGCGCGAGTGGCTCGACCGCGCCAGCCGCGCGCGGCGCGGAGCCCGATCATAA
- the lipA gene encoding lipoyl synthase, with the protein MPRLPAWIRSDLRTDTDYTRVQRLLAREGLRTVCVSARCPNRAECWNHGTATFMILGDTCTRGCAFCAVTPGRPAPPAADEPERVARAAAAMGLKHVVVTSVTRDDLPDGGAGIFAATIRAIRSADPGMTVEVLTPDFKGSEAALAAVLEAQPDVFAHNLETVRRLTPGIRSSASCDRSLEVLRRAAAWSPAVAVKSGLMLGLGEAGAEVMESLRELRGAGCRWLTLGQYLAPTARHAPVARFVTPEEFDRYAAAARAMGFAQVDSGPLVRSSYRAAEGLAALAREEAACPAS; encoded by the coding sequence ATGCCAAGGCTCCCGGCATGGATCCGGTCCGATTTGCGGACGGATACGGACTATACGCGCGTCCAGCGCCTGCTGGCGCGGGAGGGGCTCCGCACGGTCTGCGTCAGCGCGCGGTGCCCGAACCGGGCGGAGTGCTGGAACCACGGGACCGCCACCTTCATGATCCTGGGCGACACGTGCACCCGCGGCTGCGCGTTCTGCGCCGTGACGCCCGGCCGGCCCGCGCCGCCCGCCGCGGACGAGCCGGAGCGCGTCGCGCGCGCGGCCGCGGCCATGGGGTTGAAGCACGTGGTCGTGACCAGCGTGACCCGGGACGATCTACCCGACGGCGGGGCGGGAATCTTCGCCGCCACGATCCGCGCGATCCGTTCCGCCGACCCCGGCATGACCGTCGAAGTGCTGACCCCGGATTTCAAGGGTTCGGAGGCCGCGCTGGCCGCGGTGCTCGAGGCGCAGCCGGACGTGTTCGCCCACAACCTCGAAACCGTACGCCGCCTGACCCCGGGGATCCGGTCCTCGGCCTCCTGCGACCGCTCGCTGGAGGTGCTGCGGCGGGCCGCCGCCTGGTCGCCCGCGGTCGCGGTGAAGTCCGGGCTCATGCTGGGCCTGGGCGAGGCCGGGGCCGAGGTCATGGAGAGCCTGCGCGAACTGCGCGGTGCGGGCTGCCGCTGGCTCACGCTCGGGCAGTACCTGGCCCCGACGGCGCGGCACGCGCCGGTGGCGCGCTTCGTCACGCCGGAGGAGTTCGACCGGTACGCGGCGGCGGCGCGGGCGATGGGTTTCGCGCAGGTGGACTCCGGCCCGCTCGTGCGGTCGTCCTACCGGGCCGCGGAGGGGCTGGCCGCGCTGGCGCGGGAGGAGGCCGCATGTCCCGCGTCCTGA
- a CDS encoding glycosyltransferase, with product MSRVLICYLVRNSGHHSAARNVETALHKLDPAIETMCVDLLEYTHPRWSAIVQKMYMVTIRRTPEVWEALYDRMWLEYLTRRIRTLVQRGNSKPLCDLMTRFRPDVAVCTQAHPLGVLGAYAQRHRPDLPLWGVVTDYVPHRFWVVRWPPVRYVVPGEAAGGRLALYGVNRQKLFPLGIPIHTGFVTERKTRVSREDGRRVLVMGGSRGLGARYRTIRYLDRSTEDFTIDVVTGANRRLRARLIRNRNKFRHPIRIRGYVKDVVALMHRASLLISKPGGLTSAEAMAVGLPMVLVRPLPGQEKGNTEVLVRHGAAVHLPEDRDVASVVTSLLSNRELLDMMRERALDLGRPGAALDVARLVLKDIAAAGGGGAA from the coding sequence ATGTCCCGCGTCCTGATCTGCTACCTGGTGCGGAACAGCGGCCATCATTCCGCGGCGCGGAATGTCGAGACGGCCCTGCACAAGCTCGACCCGGCCATCGAAACGATGTGCGTGGACCTGCTCGAATACACGCATCCCCGCTGGAGCGCGATCGTCCAGAAAATGTACATGGTGACCATCCGCCGCACGCCGGAAGTGTGGGAGGCCCTCTACGACCGCATGTGGCTGGAGTATCTCACGCGCCGGATCCGCACGCTGGTCCAGCGCGGCAACAGCAAGCCGCTGTGCGACCTGATGACCCGGTTCCGGCCGGACGTCGCCGTCTGCACGCAGGCGCATCCGCTGGGCGTCCTGGGCGCCTATGCCCAGCGCCACCGGCCGGACCTGCCGCTCTGGGGCGTCGTGACCGACTACGTGCCGCACCGGTTCTGGGTCGTCCGCTGGCCGCCTGTCCGGTACGTGGTGCCCGGCGAGGCCGCCGGGGGCCGCCTGGCGCTGTACGGAGTGAACCGGCAGAAACTGTTCCCGCTGGGCATCCCGATCCACACGGGCTTCGTCACCGAACGCAAGACGCGGGTCTCGCGCGAGGACGGGCGCCGCGTGCTGGTGATGGGCGGGAGCCGCGGGCTCGGCGCGCGGTATAGGACCATCCGCTACCTGGACCGCAGCACGGAGGACTTCACCATCGACGTGGTGACCGGGGCCAACCGCCGGCTGCGCGCGCGGCTGATCCGCAACCGCAACAAGTTCCGGCATCCCATCCGCATCCGCGGCTACGTGAAGGATGTGGTGGCCCTCATGCACCGCGCGAGCCTGCTCATCAGCAAACCGGGCGGCCTGACCAGCGCCGAGGCGATGGCCGTCGGCCTGCCGATGGTCCTCGTGCGCCCGTTGCCGGGGCAGGAAAAGGGAAACACGGAGGTGCTGGTCCGGCACGGGGCGGCCGTGCACCTTCCCGAGGACCGCGACGTCGCCAGCGTGGTGACCTCGCTGCTCTCCAACCGGGAACTGCTCGACATGATGCGCGAACGCGCCCTGGACCTGGGCCGGCCCGGCGCGGCGCTGGATGTCGCGCGCCTGGTCCTGAAGGACATCGCCGCGGCGGGCGGGGGGGGCGCGGCATGA
- a CDS encoding lysophospholipid acyltransferase family protein yields the protein MTGYWPYRVAAFLSRALPEKLAYWAGLRFADLFYRRDAKGRAAVRENLSQIFRARGVQPAAQALDGLARKTFQYFGKYLVDFFRFARLSPEDIRRRVSIEHQDYLDQAAAAGRGVVLVTAHFGNWELGGAVIAGLGCPVSAVVLPQRLEKLNRLFQGQRERRGIKVIPMGSSAFNLIRCLKKKEFLALLADRDFTGTSDKAEFFGRPARMPVGPAWLSWKTGAPVLVGFLIREVDDTFRLRFYPPILPAAEPSMEAVAARIRAVLEKEIAERPYQWFMFEPFWENAP from the coding sequence ATGACCGGGTATTGGCCCTACCGCGTCGCGGCGTTCTTGAGCCGGGCCCTGCCGGAAAAACTGGCGTACTGGGCCGGCCTGCGCTTCGCCGACCTGTTCTACCGCCGCGACGCGAAAGGCCGGGCGGCCGTCAGGGAGAACCTGTCCCAGATCTTCCGCGCGCGCGGCGTGCAGCCCGCCGCGCAGGCGCTGGACGGCCTGGCCCGCAAGACGTTCCAGTATTTCGGCAAGTACCTCGTCGACTTCTTCCGCTTCGCGCGGTTGAGCCCGGAAGACATCCGGCGGCGCGTCAGCATCGAGCACCAGGATTACCTGGACCAGGCCGCGGCCGCCGGGCGGGGGGTCGTGCTCGTGACCGCCCATTTCGGCAACTGGGAGCTGGGCGGCGCGGTGATCGCGGGGCTGGGCTGCCCCGTGAGCGCCGTCGTCCTCCCGCAGCGCCTCGAGAAGCTCAACCGGCTTTTCCAGGGCCAGCGCGAACGCCGCGGCATCAAGGTGATCCCCATGGGCAGCTCCGCGTTCAACCTGATCCGCTGCCTCAAGAAAAAGGAGTTCCTCGCCCTGCTGGCGGACCGGGATTTCACCGGCACCAGCGACAAGGCCGAGTTCTTCGGCCGGCCCGCCCGCATGCCCGTGGGGCCGGCCTGGCTGTCCTGGAAGACCGGCGCCCCCGTGCTCGTCGGCTTCCTTATCCGCGAGGTGGACGACACCTTCCGCCTCCGTTTCTATCCGCCGATCCTGCCCGCCGCCGAGCCTTCCATGGAGGCGGTCGCGGCGCGCATCCGGGCCGTCCTCGAAAAAGAGATCGCCGAGCGGCCGTACCAGTGGTTCATGTTCGAGCCGTTCTGGGAGAACGCCCCGTGA
- a CDS encoding glycosyltransferase family 2 protein, translated as MSAEAHRQPKVAVIMPAFREEAHIGAVVRGVKAEGWDAVVVDDGSDDRTAELAGAAGAVVLRQDRNQGKGLALNRGFEYARSREYEAAVTLDADGQHRPEEIRRFVDEYVATGIPVLVGTRMADTKTMPLIRRWTNRFMSWWLSRQMGQRVPDTQCGFRLYRLDAIPPLEAGSERFAAESEILLLIARRGARIGSVPISTVYGNERSKVNPLSDTIRFFRMLRRLRKGKA; from the coding sequence GTGAGCGCAGAGGCGCATCGTCAGCCGAAAGTAGCCGTGATCATGCCGGCCTTCCGCGAGGAGGCGCACATCGGGGCCGTCGTCCGCGGCGTGAAGGCGGAGGGCTGGGACGCCGTCGTCGTGGACGACGGCTCGGACGACCGCACGGCGGAACTCGCCGGCGCGGCCGGCGCCGTGGTTCTCCGGCAGGACCGGAACCAGGGCAAGGGCCTGGCCCTGAACCGGGGTTTCGAGTACGCCCGAAGCCGCGAATACGAGGCGGCGGTGACGCTCGACGCCGACGGGCAGCACCGGCCGGAAGAAATCCGCCGGTTCGTGGACGAGTACGTCGCCACCGGGATTCCCGTCCTGGTGGGCACCCGCATGGCCGACACGAAGACCATGCCGCTGATCCGCCGCTGGACCAACCGGTTCATGAGCTGGTGGTTGAGCCGCCAGATGGGGCAGCGCGTGCCCGATACCCAGTGCGGCTTCCGGCTGTACCGGTTGGACGCCATCCCGCCCCTGGAGGCCGGCTCGGAACGATTCGCGGCGGAGTCCGAGATCCTGCTCCTCATCGCGCGGCGAGGCGCGCGCATCGGCTCGGTTCCCATCTCCACGGTCTACGGGAACGAGCGCAGCAAGGTGAATCCGCTGTCCGACACGATCCGGTTCTTCCGGATGTTGAGACGCTTGAGAAAGGGCAAGGCATGA
- a CDS encoding small multi-drug export protein, with protein sequence MLLAWPVVRADLVQHPPTSGEPGGETLHTGDRIAQYLERKGWPRELVVLAISTLPIVELRGAVPVGINLLEMHWAWVFFLAVVGNMIPVPFILLLLGPLSRVCMKFRLGRAFFEWLFARTRRKSASIEKYETLGLTIFVAIPLPATGAWTGAMAAFLMGMQFHHALLSILLGVLIAGVIMTVLSLMGWVGAVIAGVALMVLAVSALAGLLKREERSSDHAGSTNA encoded by the coding sequence ATGCTCCTGGCTTGGCCCGTGGTGCGCGCCGACCTGGTCCAGCACCCTCCGACGTCCGGCGAGCCGGGGGGGGAGACGCTGCACACCGGGGACCGGATTGCCCAGTACCTGGAGCGAAAGGGATGGCCCCGGGAGCTGGTCGTGCTGGCCATCTCCACCCTGCCGATCGTGGAATTGCGCGGCGCCGTGCCGGTGGGCATCAATCTCCTCGAAATGCACTGGGCCTGGGTCTTCTTCCTGGCCGTGGTCGGCAACATGATCCCGGTGCCGTTCATCCTGCTGCTGCTCGGGCCGCTCTCGCGCGTCTGCATGAAGTTCCGCCTGGGCCGCGCCTTTTTCGAATGGCTCTTTGCCCGCACCCGCCGCAAGAGCGCCAGCATCGAGAAGTATGAAACCCTGGGCCTGACCATCTTCGTGGCCATTCCGCTGCCGGCCACCGGGGCCTGGACCGGCGCCATGGCGGCCTTTCTCATGGGCATGCAGTTTCATCACGCCCTGCTCTCGATCCTGCTCGGCGTGCTCATCGCCGGGGTGATCATGACGGTCCTCTCGCTGATGGGCTGGGTGGGGGCCGTGATCGCGGGCGTGGCCCTGATGGTCCTGGCCGTCAGCGCCCTCGCGGGGTTGTTGAAGCGGGAAGAAAGGAGCAGTGACCATGCCGGCTCAACGAACGCGTGA